GGGCGGGGCGTGGCCGCAGCTCGCGGCTCGGCTCCTCGGGGTGATGGTtgcgggcgggggcggggcgtgGTCGTGGCTCACGGCTCTTCCCGCAGAGAGACATCACTTTCTGGGCATCAGCATCGTGGGGCAGAGCAACGACCGCGGAGACGGCGGCATCTACATCGGCTCCATCATGAAGGGTGGGGCAGTGGCCGCTGACGGCCGCATCGAGCCCGGCGATATGCTGTTGCAGGTGGGTCTGTGGGGACTTTGGGGTGACGTGTGGCTGCGGGTGGGTCTGTGGGGGTTTTGGGGGGACGTGCAGCTGTGGATGGGTCTGTGGGGACTTTGGGGTGACGTGCAGCTGTGGATGGGTCTGTGAGGACTTTGGGGCGACGTGCGGCTGCGGGTGGGTCTGTGAGGACTTTGGGGTGACGTGCGGCTGCGGGTGGGTCTGTGGGGGTTTTGGGGTGACGTGCGGCTGCGGGTGGGTCTGTGGGGGTTTTGGGGTGACGTGCGGCTGCGGGTGGGTCTGTGGGGGTTTTGGGGTGACGTGCGGCTGCGGGTGGGTCTGTGGGGGTTTTGGGGTGACGTGCGGCTGCGGGTGGGTCTGTGGGGGTTTTGGGGCGACGTGCGGCTGCGGGTGGGTCTGCGGGGGCTGTGGACTGAGCTGCACACCCTGCCTGCACCACCCTAATCCCCACCCCTGCAGGTGAACGACGTGAACTTTGAGAACATGAGCAACGATGATGCCGTGCGGGTGCTGCGGGAGATCGTGTCCCAGACGGGGTGAGCGCTGGGGGCGCTGGAGCGGGAGGGGCCAGGCAGGGGGTACCATGGGGGCCTTGCTGTGTGACCACCATTCCTGCAGGCCCATCAGCCTCACCGTGGCCAAGTGCTGGGACCCAACGCCCCGAAGCTACTTCACCGTCCCACGGGGTGAGTGACCCTCGTGGTACACGGGGCGGGATGGGGAGGGGCGCCTACCCAGCCTGAAGGCCTCTCTCCTCTGTGCCTTGCGCTCTGCCTTCCCACACCGTCCGTCTGTCCACCTGTCGTCATCGCCACATGGCGGCCACCCAGCTGACCCGGTGCGGCCCATCGATCCCGCCGCCTGGCTGTCCCACACGGCGGCTCTGACCGGAGCCCTGCCCCGCTACGGTACGAGCCCCTGCTCCAGCGCCGTCACGCGCACCAGCTCCTCCTCACTAACCAGCTCCGTGCCTGGCGCTCCACGTAAGTGGCAGCTCCCGAGGGCCCCAGCAGAAACTAAGACTTGGAGGGGGCGTCTCTGCCAGCCTCCGGCATGGCCGCCTGCGGCCGTCATGGGGCTGTGACGTGCGTGTTTCCCGTCCCCAACACCCTGCACAGACGTGTGTGCACAGGCACCCGTGCCCACCTTGCGCAGCCCACCCTGCTTGTGGTCTGTGTGTTGGGAGCAGGGGATGTATGTGGGGCCCCTATGCGAGGCGCACCCAGGGAGTCCCAGGCAGGGGCCAGGTCTCCACTCTGCTTCCTGCCGCTAACATGACTAACTACCTGCGCTCTCGGGCGGGGCGTGCGGGGAGGGGAAGGGGCCTGCCACGTTCTCATTACGCCCTGGTCTGCGGGTTGGGGTGTCCTCAGCCCAGTTTGTGCCTAGCATCCTGATGAAAAGTGTCTGCAGAGGAAGGAGACGAAATGTCCAATCCCCTGCCCACGCCCCAGTCTCACGGGGGTCCATCCTGCAGTGGGTCAGGGCCCTGCTGTCACGCACCCTCCAGCCTAGGCCCCCGGCGCTGGCTCCGCCCAGAGGCTCCCCTGGGGGTGCAGGGCCCTGAGTCCCCCAGCCTTCAGCTGCTGGGGCTGAGGCGGGGCTGTGCTTTGCAGAGCTGGAGGAGGCGCCGCTGACGGTGAAGAGCGACATGGGTGCCGTCGTCCGGGTCATGCAGCTGCCAGACTCGGGACTGGAGATCCGTGACCGCATGTGGCTCAAAATCACCATCGCCAACGCCGTCATCGGTGAGTGGCCGTCCCCGCGGGCCGATAGCGCCAGGGGCGGGGCTGCGTGCCCGGGGCGGGGCTGCGTGCCCGGGGCGGGGCTGCGTGCCCGGGGCGGGGCTGCGTGCCCGGGGCGGGGCTGCGTGCCCGGGGCGGGGCTGCGTGCCCGGGGCGGGGCTGCGTGCCCGGGGCGGGGCTGCGTGCCCGGGGCGGGGCTGACCGCTGCTGCCGGCCAGGGGCGGACGTGGTGGACTGGCTGTACACACACGTGGAGGGCTTCAAGGAGCGGAGGGAGGCCCGGAAGTACGCCAGCAGCTTGCTGAAGCACGGCTTCCTGCGGCACACGGTCAACAAGATCACCTTCTCCGAGCAGTGCTACTACGTCTTCGGGGACCTGTGCAGCAGTGAGTGGGGCCGCGGGCTTCAGGGCGCGGGGGAGGGGAACGCCGGCGGCCCCTCCGCGGCCCTCACCTGCCGTCCCCCACCAGATCTCGCCACCCTGAACCTCAACAGTGGCTCCAGTGGGGCTTCGGATCAGGACACGCTGGCCCCGCTGCCCCACCCGGCTGCACCCTGGCCCCTGGGTCAGGGCTATCCCTACCAGTACTCGGGGCCCCCGCCCTGCTTCCCGCCTGCCTACCAGGATCCGGGCTTTAGCTATGGCAGCGGCAGCACCGGGAGTCAGCAGAGTGAAGGTGAGAACCCTGCTCCCACCCACTGCTGCTCCGCCCCCAACTCCACCCCACCCCGCTGCTGCTCCGCCCCCAGCTCCACCCCACCCCGCTGCTGCTCCGCCCCCAACTCCACCCCACCCACTGCTGCTCCGCCCCCAGCTCCACCCCACCCCGCTGCTGCTCCGCCCCCAACTCCACCCCACCCACTGCTGCTCCGCCCCCAGCTCCACCCCGCCCCGCTGCTGCTCCGCCCCCAACTCCACCCCACCCACTGCTGCTCCACCCCCAGCTCCACCCCACCCCGCTGCTGCTCCGCCTCCAGCTCCACCCCACCCCGCTGCTGCTCCGCCCCCAGCTCCACCCCAGCCCCCTGCTCTGCGCCGCTTCTCTGCTGTGCCCCACTCCGTGCTCCTGCTGTGTGCTTGGGCCCTGGGTGGGCCCCTTCTGGAAAGGGCAAGTGCCAGGGGGATCCAGGAGCCTGTGTGAATGGGGAGGACAGGGAAGCGTCTCACACATGGGCAGCCTGGACCCCCCCTTATCTGGATGGAGTTGGGAGGAGGGGCCTCTGGGAGCCTGGAGGCCTGGGTGGCTGTGCCTGGTAGTGTTGGCGGCTGGTGCTTCTCCTATGATAGAGGTAGGAGGCCAGGAGACCATGTGGCCAAGGGCCATGTGACAAGGACAGGGCAGGGGTGGCCAAGGAGTCAGACGGGGTCACTTTCTAGGCCCCAGGACACAGGAGGGTGgcagctgcagcctgggcagggaGCCCGATGTGGATGGTGCCATGCACAGCTGTGTGCCTGTGGCTGGGATGTGTTCGGGGCGCCAGGGGATCCAGGGTGTCCCTGAGGCGTTGCCTGGTGGAGCAGAAGCGCCAGTGGGTGGGGTTGGCGAGGCCAGCGGGGGTGTCTGAAGGCTGGGGGGGATGCAGGTGGCGGCCCGGAGGGCCCGGGAAGGAGGACGAGAGAGGAGAGGCGGCCAGAGGGTGTGGGGCCACAGAGAGGCCACACTGGGTGTCTGCTGACTCTTGACTGGTGCTTGTACCCGCTTAAGCCCCACCCAGCCCGCAGTCAGGCCCCACTGGTGGCGGGTGGGTGCCGGGCGGGTGCCGGGCAGCCGGGCGTGTAACTCGTGCTATCCCTTGCCTTGTGCTGAACAAGCCTTAGACTGAAGGACTAGCGGAGTGGACCTTGGGCCGGTAAGCCAGGGTCCCGCCGGGCGTCCCTCAGCATGTCCCCAGCTGGCCATGCCCTCCAGCTCCCACTGCGTCTCGGGAGCCCAGGACGGGGCTGAGCTGAGTCGTCCGTCAGCCAAGGCCCTGGGTTGGGGGGACAGTGGGGACTCGGGTGGGAAATCCAGTATGGCCATGGGGGCATCGGGCACGAGGGGCCCTCGCTGGCACCTCAGTCTTTCAGCCGCAAGACCAGACCCTCAGCTCAAGCATCGGGGTGAGGCGTGGGGGTGCCCAGCTAGCTCCAGGATCCTGTCCACCTGCTACTGCCCCCACCAGCGCGTGCCTGCTGCAGCTGCCCCTGCGACCCTGGGGGTGCCGGCCCTGTCCTTGCGCCTGCATGGCTGCCCCCCCCCCGTCCTGCACGGGCCACCCTTCCTGCCCGGTCACTTGGCCCCTGGCGGGGGCTGTTCTGGACGTGACCGGGCCTGGTGCTGACGGTCTCCTCTCCCACCTGTTCCCGCCCCCAGGGAGCAAGAGCAGCGGGTCCACCCGGAGCAGCCGCCGGGCCCCAGGCCGTGAGAAGGAGCGTCGGGCGGCGGGAGCCGGGGGTAGCGGCAGCGAATCGGATCACACGGCACCGAGCGGGGTGGGGAGCAGCTGGCGAGAGCGTCCAGCCGGCCAGCTCAGCCGTGGCAGCAGCCCACGCAGTCAGGCCTCGGCCACCGCCCCAGggctccccccgccccaccccatgACCAAGGCCTATACGGTGGTCGGGGGGCCGCCCGGGGGACCCCCTGTCCGGGAGCTGGCTGCTGTCCCCCCAGAATTGACTGGGAGCCGCCAGTCCTTCCAGAAGGCCATGGGGAACCCCTGTGAGTTCTTCGTGGACATCATGTGACTCGCGCTTGCCCTCAGCCCTGCCTGAGATGGGGAGCCTGTGGTCCTGCTGCACACACAGCTCGCGTGGGCTTGCCTTAGTGGGGGCCAGGCCGGAGGCAGGGTAGGGGGGCAGGCTGGACCACCGCAATCTGCCCCAGCAGCCTGGCTGCTCCGGCTCCTGACAGCACCTGTTTCTGAGCAGCCGTGTTGCGGGCGCTCCTTCTCTGCCCCTCAGCGAGAGCCTCAGGGACCTCACAACCCCTTGTGTCTAGTGGTGATCCCTCCTAGGATGAGGAAGACCCCCTTGGGCTCTGGGCTGACCCCCACCTCCTGTATAGCTGTGCACAGGCCCCCAGAGTGACCCATGTGTGGCAACCCCCTGCAGTGCACAGGCCCCACCCATCTGACCCAGGACCGGGCCTCCCGGGGGTGGGGCTGGAGCCCCCTGGTCCCTCTGGTTGTCTGGAGTAGgaatctaatttatttatttattgcctggCTAGTGGCTCGGGGGAGGAGGTGGCCCTGTCATCTGTcccacctgcccctgccccttgGAGCAGCctgcttctcccttcctttcctctccagcAACACAGTCGAGTCTGAAAGTATGTAGAGGACGGGACGGGAAGATGAGAGAGGGCTGGACATCCTGCCCACTGTCCCAGCCAGGGCAGGGAGGGACCATGGCCTGCAGGGTCGAGGGGCCCCAATGTGCACAGCTGCCGCAGGGAGGGAGGTCTTGGGGAGATGGGCGGTCAGCTGGCCTGTCCTTGGTGAGTGCACACACTGCGTGCACACATCTCGGCCTGCACACAACCGCGGGCCTTCCTGGCGTCTCTGGCCCCCACGTGTCTGCGCTGTAGATACTGTATCAAAAGTCCCAGCGTCTAGATGGTTAACATAGAGCTGCTTCTGTGTAAATGCTGCTTATTTTAAACACTAAAAAGCGTTTAATTTTATGGGACGGATGTGTGGCCTGTGCCCCTTCTCTGCAGCTGGGCTGCCTTGGAATGAGGGAGGCATGGGGGGGCTGGTCCGGCCTCCCCTAGGCTCTGCTGGGCGCTGACCCTGGACCTCTGACCCGAGACCCTGTGTGGGCCTGGCGGGGTGCTGACCTTGGACCCTGGTGGGCAGTTTTCTGTCCATGGTGCTGgaccccgcccccaccccacctcggCTCTGTCCCTAGTACTGGTGGCAGTCACGATGCTGTCTACCTACTGGGCCGGGGCAGAGAAGGAAGCTGGGTGCCACCCCCACCTGGGCAGGCTCTGCCCTGGGCATTGCCTGTGTGCCCCCGCCCAGCCTCCCACTGCTGTGGTGCCTGGCGGGGTGCTGGGTGGGGGCCCCTGGCGGGGCGTGGTGTGGTTGACAGGGTCTGGCTTGGGCTTGCAGCCATCTGGCTGGGGCCTCCTTGCATCCTTTTTCTGAGCTCATGGTGTGGGTTGTGGGGACCCTGGGAGCCCTCTGGGCCTCCTTCCGGAACAGTGGGTCTGGGTTACTGGGGCAGGCCTGGTCTGGGCACAGAGGGACGGGGACAGAGCTTGGCTCTGGGGCCCAGATGGTCACGGGGTGTCCACAGACGCAGGGGTCACTGGGGTCAGAATCTAGAGCAGGAGGGTGTCTGTAGGGGGACATGGGTCAATGCTGGCTTAGGGGGATCTCAGCTTGGTCTGGGTTCACCGGGGCTGAGGTCGCAGGATCAGGGGTCACTCATGTTTCCCCTGATTTCCTGTGTCTCCATCGTTCCGGTCTCGGGCATCCCCAGGGCCCCTTCCCAGAAAGAACTCGGGGGTGTTGAGCTCTGGCTGCCGCACGAGCAGGTAACACCTGGGCAGGTGGAAGGCAGCCAGGATGCCCAGGACGCAGAGCAGGAGGGCACCCATCTGCACGGCGGGCCTGAGGACCACCTGTACATTGGCCAGGAGGGGCACGAaggagacccaggtgatgaagTAGGCCAGCATGGCAAAGGTGAGGCCACGGGCACGGTTGTAGCGGCCCGGCCGGCTCTGCACCAGGAAGGTGCCCAAGAAGCAAAGGAAGGCCAGCGTGGCGTTGGTGGCGTGCACGAGGCCAAAGCTGACCCAGGAGCGTGTGCGGCAGTGCACCAGCGCCTCTGTGGGCAGCATGCGCCAGTCCGTCACCACCTTTGGCGGGAAGGCCACCAGGTACCAGGCGCACAGTGCGGCCTCCACCAGCATGGCCAGCAGCACCAccagccaggcccagggcccctgCAGGCAGCCACTCAGCCGGTCTGCCcagctcagaggcagttctgACTCCACGAAGATCTCGGCTGCCTGCAGGATGAATGTGCTCAGGCAGCCGGTGAGCGGGAGGTGGGACGAGGGCTGCTGGGCCAGGCAgcgggcagggctgggctggccaGGGAACAGGAGGACACTAATGCAGACCAGGCCCAAGCACACCAGGCCGAAGCAGGCCAGGGGCCCGCCCGAGGCCTGAACCAGTGGGCTGTCACGATGGCGAATGAACAGCCCCAAAGCGGCCAGCACGAGGCCCAGCGCCAGGCCGaacagcaggagcagcagcaacACAGCCGGCTCGCCCCACGCTAGGAACCGAAGCCTGCGGCGGAAGCAGCGTGTGCTCCGCTCCGGGGACCACTCTTCCCGGCCGCAAAAGGTGCAGGCGAGGTCATCtgtgagagaggaggagaagggcgCTGGGTGCTGGCCTTGTCCCCTGTGGGCTCTGGCCTCAGAGCTAGGACGTAGCAGGACCCGCCCCTGCTGCGTTTCCACCCCCACTGCCAGGAAGGCGGCTCACCTGGGCTCTTCCGGTAGCTGCCCGCCTTGCAGTCCACGCAGTCGTAGCAGCAGGAGTGGAACCCCTTGACCCGGCGCACCTGGCCCTCCTGGCACTGCCGCGAGCACTGGGACACGGGCTTCTGCGCACAGGCCTGGGCTCGGGCTCTGCTGGGCTGGGCACGCCCGCGGGAGACAGGGAcggcccccacccccaggctgcACCCTGCCGCGGGGGCTGCCACGGGGACACGCCAGGTACACCCACCCTCGCCTCACCTGGTTGTTGGACGTGTGCCAGCGGATCTTCGGGCTGTCTATCCAGAGGCTGCCGTTGAACCTGCCCACGTCGTGGAGCTCGGGCACCGGGCCCTGCCACACCCACAGCTTCAGGTCGTACTCCATGTCCACGTTCCCGTTGCTGTTGAAGCGTAGCGTCAGCCCGCCCGCGTGGAAGGTCAGGTTGTACATGTTCTCCAGGAGCTGCGGGCGGGGGACGGGGCTGAGCCGCCGGCTACCTCCAGCTCAGGTGTGGCGGCCATGCCTGGTGGCCCGGGCACGTGCAGAGGTCAGCACACCCCCATCTCCCGGGCTCACCTGCCAGGGCTTCACGGGGTCCTGCACGGGGCAGCCTGAGGCGCTGCACTGCAGAGCGTTGTGCAGGGCCTGGGCCACACTATACACAGCTGCGTAGACAGAGAACGTCTGGTGGTGGTTTAGCCCGGCACTCACGTTCTGCAGCGTGATGCAGTCACACTGCGGGCAGCGCCGGCCCACCACGTCCTCCTCCAGACCCTGCTCCCTCTCGCCCAGGGCGGCGCAGAACGCTGGGTTGGCGGCCAGGGCCAGGCGGGTCTTCACATACTGGGAGAACTTGCGCAGCTGGGCACCCCTCTGGAGAAAGCCAAGCACCGTGCCCACCTGGGCCATGCCGGGCAGCCCCATGACCAGGTCGGAGGTCAGCCAGGCCTCGCTGGCCACCCACACCTTGCGCGAGAGCTTGCTGCTGATGCTGTAGCTGAAGAGAGCATGGGCGGCGCGCGCGGAGGCGAACAGCAGCACCACCTGCACGCTGCTCTGGTTCACCTGGTGCAGCACCTCCTGCACCTTCCCCAGCAGCGGGCTGTTGGCACGGGGCAGTGGCACCAGGCCCTCGTGTGCGATGCAGATGCCGCGCGACGCGGCCAGGGCCGAGAAGATGCTCAGGCCCTGGCGGCCGTACTCGTCGTCACTGCCTAGGGCGGCCACCCAGTTCCAGCCGAACTCCTGCAGCAGCTCCGCGGCGGCCACCAGCTGCACACGGTCGCTAGGCACTGTGCGGAAGAAGGAGGGGAAGGTCTCCCGGGCGCTCAGCAGCTCCATGCCAGCGCCATAGCTGACCTGCAGGGGCCAAGAGGCATCTCCTGACTCAGGGGCTCCCAcgggcagggctgggtgggggtgggtgatGGTGGGGGGCGCCCACCTGGGGCATGAGGAAGAAGCCGAAGAACTTGCCGGTGACCACGGCGAGCTCTGACGAGTGGGGCCCAATGACGGCCAGCACGCGGGGCTGGTACTGCGTGTAGTTGCAGTAGGCGGCAATGTCGCGGCTGTCTGCCTTGGCCAGGAACATGAGACTGGGCTTCATGGCCACCACAGGCTCCGAGCACGTATCGAAGAGGTCGTGGCCTAGGCGCAGCCCCGGCAGCAGGTCCGACCTGTTGTTGATCTCCTCCACGGCCATCTTCATGGCCAGTGCCCACAGCAGGCCATTCGAGGAGAACCTGGGGCCCCATGGAGCCGCAGATGGCCACCTCAGCCCCAGCTCAGGAGCACCGCGGGCCTGGTCACCCTGACCCCAACCCGGGCTGTCCCACCTCCGTACCTGGTGCACACGGGGCTGCTGGGCCGTGTCCGGCTGCCGAGGCCAGCCTCCTCGGCCTCACCTAGGGGGAATAGCCCCCCCAGCACGTAGTCCCCTTTCATCCTAAGTTGCTGTGACAGGCACAATGGGGCCCCTGTCCCAAGGTGCAGGAGAGCCCAGAGGCTGAGGCCCAGGACAGCAGGGCACAGCATGGCAGAGGCCACTTCCAGCAGGCACGGCAAGGTGGCTGCCGAGTGGGGCCTCACGCGGAGAGAGCCCGGGGTGGGGAGAGCCCGGGGCGGGGAGCGGGCAGAGGATTTGTTTAGCAAAACCCTTGCCATCCTCACTTGCCACACCCTGGGGCCCAGTGGTGTCCTCGCTTTCTGGGCCTGAAAGTTTGTGCACTTCAGACTCTGCTTGAAGCCACTGCCAGGCTCTATGGCCAGCACTGACCGGCAGGCAGGCTCTGCTGACCGTGGCCTTGTTCACTGCCTGTGCCGAGCCCCTCGCCACCCCCCCATTCCTGGAGTTGCCCGGCAGGCTGTGGAGAGGAGAGAGGGCAAAGGGGCCTCCAGGGCTCTGAGGTCTCAGCTGTGTGGGAGGGATGCAGAGACACCCGGCTCTGGGGCTTTCCATAGGTACAGAAATGCCTCCTACCCAGCCCTGGGAGCTTCTGGCTCCAACTCAAGGCTGTGCTGGCCGGAGTCGGGGGTGGCCGGGGTGGGCCCCCTAGGCCTGCAGACCAGCCGGCCAGGCAGGCCTCCACCCTGCAGCTGGGGAGGGCCCTGGGGTGGCAGTGGTGCCCTCCCAGCCTGCTTGGGAGCAGAGTTCCTTGAGGGTCTCAGCCCTTCTGCCAGAGTCTGATGCCTAGAAGCTGCAGGAACCGCATGGCCAGCTGTACTCACACTGCTGACCCTGGCCTGGGCTACTCCTGCCTGGCAGGCACACAGGTGGCTCCTGCTGGGGATAGAGTTTGCTTGCCGGGGGGGCATGCAAACGAAGGAGGAAGGACCACAGGCAAATGAACGGTGGCTGGAGCAGCACCGGAAGCGTGGGGCCGGGGCTCCTCCTCTGCCTGCTTCGCTTTGGGGGTGCCCTTGGGGACACACCGGGCTCCGGGTGCAGGACCTCAGAGGGGAACTGGGGGGCACTCAGCTTCAGCTGGGGCCCAGCAGACCTAGCAGATGCCACGAGGTGCACCCTGGCTGGCACCTCTTCCCCACGGTGCTGCAAGGCAGGACCCGTGAGGCACATGCATGACCACAGCACACGTGTATGGCACACACTgagcacacacgcacacagaggaGCATGGCACACATATGAACCTGGCACACGGGAACGCGGCATACAAATGGCACATGCAAACTGCACACACGCAAATGGCACACACGTGCACGGCACATGCAAACAGCACACATACAcggcacacacacgcacagcaCATGCACGGCACACGTGCACAGCACG
This DNA window, taken from Macaca mulatta isolate MMU2019108-1 chromosome 1, T2T-MMU8v2.0, whole genome shotgun sequence, encodes the following:
- the TAS1R3 gene encoding taste receptor type 1 member 3 isoform X2 — its product is MGPQVLLEWPAVGTGHEDGRGGDQQQVGPAAGAAPRPRPLRYVLGACGGHEAQSHVPGQGRQPRHCRLLQLHAVPAPRAGRHWAPLVRARRGHRQVLRLLPHAPVPSDRVQLVAAAELLQEFGWNWVAALGSDDEYGRQGLSIFSALAASRGICIAHEGLVPLPRANSPLLGKVQEVLHQVNQSSVQVVLLFASARAAHALFSYSISSKLSRKVWVASEAWLTSDLVMGLPGMAQVGTVLGFLQRGAQLRKFSQYVKTRLALAANPAFCAALGEREQGLEEDVVGRRCPQCDCITLQNVSAGLNHHQTFSVYAAVYSVAQALHNALQCSASGCPVQDPVKPWQLLENMYNLTFHAGGLTLRFNSNGNVDMEYDLKLWVWQGPVPELHDVGRFNGSLWIDSPKIRWHTSNNQKPVSQCSRQCQEGQVRRVKGFHSCCYDCVDCKAGSYRKSPDDLACTFCGREEWSPERSTRCFRRRLRFLAWGEPAVLLLLLLFGLALGLVLAALGLFIRHRDSPLVQASGGPLACFGLVCLGLVCISVLLFPGQPSPARCLAQQPSSHLPLTGCLSTFILQAAEIFVESELPLSWADRLSGCLQGPWAWLVVLLAMLVEAALCAWYLVAFPPKVVTDWRMLPTEALVHCRTRSWVSFGLVHATNATLAFLCFLGTFLVQSRPGRYNRARGLTFAMLAYFITWVSFVPLLANVQVVLRPAVQMGALLLCVLGILAAFHLPRCYLLVRQPELNTPEFFLGRGPGDARDRNDGDTGNQGKHE
- the TAS1R3 gene encoding taste receptor type 1 member 3 isoform X1; the protein is MARVLLNKSSARSPPRALPTPGSLRVRPHSAATLPCLLEVASAMLCPAVLGLSLWALLHLGTGAPLCLSQQLRMKGDYVLGGLFPLGEAEEAGLGSRTRPSSPVCTRFSSNGLLWALAMKMAVEEINNRSDLLPGLRLGHDLFDTCSEPVVAMKPSLMFLAKADSRDIAAYCNYTQYQPRVLAVIGPHSSELAVVTGKFFGFFLMPQVSYGAGMELLSARETFPSFFRTVPSDRVQLVAAAELLQEFGWNWVAALGSDDEYGRQGLSIFSALAASRGICIAHEGLVPLPRANSPLLGKVQEVLHQVNQSSVQVVLLFASARAAHALFSYSISSKLSRKVWVASEAWLTSDLVMGLPGMAQVGTVLGFLQRGAQLRKFSQYVKTRLALAANPAFCAALGEREQGLEEDVVGRRCPQCDCITLQNVSAGLNHHQTFSVYAAVYSVAQALHNALQCSASGCPVQDPVKPWQLLENMYNLTFHAGGLTLRFNSNGNVDMEYDLKLWVWQGPVPELHDVGRFNGSLWIDSPKIRWHTSNNQKPVSQCSRQCQEGQVRRVKGFHSCCYDCVDCKAGSYRKSPDDLACTFCGREEWSPERSTRCFRRRLRFLAWGEPAVLLLLLLFGLALGLVLAALGLFIRHRDSPLVQASGGPLACFGLVCLGLVCISVLLFPGQPSPARCLAQQPSSHLPLTGCLSTFILQAAEIFVESELPLSWADRLSGCLQGPWAWLVVLLAMLVEAALCAWYLVAFPPKVVTDWRMLPTEALVHCRTRSWVSFGLVHATNATLAFLCFLGTFLVQSRPGRYNRARGLTFAMLAYFITWVSFVPLLANVQVVLRPAVQMGALLLCVLGILAAFHLPRCYLLVRQPELNTPEFFLGRGPGDARDRNDGDTGNQGKHE